The following is a genomic window from Malus sylvestris chromosome 7, drMalSylv7.2, whole genome shotgun sequence.
TATAAGTACTTTTGTAATTAGAATGAAGAATAAATTTTTACTGTCTGGTTGTTTCTTAAGTAATGCGGGGAatcgaaaaattgaaaagattttTCATAGGTTTCGTATCTTGGCAGTCGAATGTAGGTATTTGATTTGCTTCAGTTTGATAATTTATGATGTTCAACAGGTGACGTTACGCGGCGGTTGTGTACAGCAGCTGAAATGAAGTTCTACTTCAATAGTTTCTTTGAAAAATCTGAGACTGCAAATTACTTAAGACCGAACAAGAACTGCAATTTGACCTCATGGATTTCTGGGTGTCAGCCAGGATGGGCTTGTCGTGTTGGCCCAAATGAGCAGGTTGACCTCGAAAATTCACAGGACATCCCTGCCAGGACTCAGAGCTGCCAACCTTGTTGTGAGGGTTTCTTTTGCCCCCATGGTCTTACGTGCATGATATGTAAGGCCTTTTATCTTAATATCCGAGTAATCAACTTGTACTTTGTTTCTGTGCAATGTATTTTCCCTAATTAAAGGATGCTTCtgattatttctttgttttcgtCCAATTGCCATCACGTTCTTGAAGCTTGCCCATCAGGTTCTTATTGTCCCCAAGCAACGCTGAACAAATCCACCGGTGTGTGTGAACCGTAAGTTCAGATTCTTGCTTTAATGATCTCTTGACTTACGGTGTTCAATAGCTTATTATGTGTAAAAGTTATATATTGATATGTTTTTGCAGATACAATTATCAATTACCTCCGGGGCAACCAAATCATACTTGTGGAGGAGCAAATTTATGGGCTGATGTTGGTAGTAGTAGTGAAGTCTTTTGTTCAGCTGGATCATATTGCCCAACCACCGTGAAAAGCATTCCTTGTAGTAGCGGGTATTGAATTTCATTCCTACGTCATTTATGGAACTTGTTCGATGTTTGGTTGATTGtgttcttgttatgtttttcAGTTATGTTTACAAGTCTGAACTAGGATCTGAGATATACACTTTAGATGATAAGTTAAAATTGGTCTATGCTACCTTCATACTCTATGTTCTTCCTAatcttttttttcattcaagTGCAGACACTACTGCAGGATGGGTTCTACATCTGAGAAACGTTAGTTTTATTTCATTCTATTTCTCGaacaaaattttgatatgtttCTGATTGCAGCCCTTTTTATAAGTGGCCACGCAGCTTTTCCTTCTAACCTGGGATTTGCACTTTAATACAATCTGCAAGCATAAAGAAGCTAACCTtttgctattttattttatgtttcagGCTGCTTCGCTTTGACTTCCTGCAATCCAAACACTGCAAatcaaaatatgcatgcataTGGAATAATGCTAATTGTAAGTTGGCCATTTTACTTactaaacaaaaactttatttttcaatttcataGCTGCACGTTATTGATTGTTCATGTGAGGCGCATACTGCTCATTTGAATCAAAGTGCGTATCTGAAATGACGCAATGAAAAAATGAATTGaaatttatgatttttaattgcTTATGCAGGCAGGTTTGAGTACTCTGCTACTTATTATATACAATTGTTCAGATCAAGTTCTGACCACTAGGGGGAGGAAACGGGCTAAATCCCGAGAAGCAGCAGCCAGAAGTGCAAGGGAAACAGCAAAAGCACGCCAAAGATGGAAATCTGCAAAAGATGCTGCTAAGAAGCATGCAAGTGGATTACAAGCTCACTTATCACATACATTTTCTCGAAAAAAGGACAGCTCAGAACTTGAGAAACTTAAGATGTTGACTCAATCTAGATCTGACACAGATGATGACCTTTTGATATCACCACATCCAAGTAGATCCGGTGTTTCTCAGTCCTCACCTGTGCCAtcagaaggaaagaaaaaggaacCTACTGAGCTCATGCAGATTATGCATAAAATTGAAGAAGACCCTGAGGGTTATGAAGGTTTCAGTATTGGAGCTGAGGATACGAATGTAGGAAATGTGCCAAAAGGAAAGACGATCAATACTCATAGCCAAATTTTCAAGTATGCTTATGGTCAACTTGAGAAAGAGAAGGCTCAGCTGCAAGAGTACAAGGACCTAACCTTCTCGGGGGTGGTTAAAATGGCTACTAATAACGAAATAAGGAAACGGCCTCTCATTGAGATTTCTTTCAAAGACCTAACGCTTACTTTGAAAGCAAAAAACAAGCATCTACTGAGGTGTGTAACTGGTAAAATTAGGCCTGGCCGCATCACTGCTGTTATGGGTCCATCAGGGGCTGGAAAAACAACGTTTCTTTCTGCCCTAGCTGGAAAAGCAATTGGATGCAATAGGACTGGTTTAATTCTCATAAATGGAAAGAATACATCAATCCATTCGTATAAAAAAATCGTAGGGTTTGTGCCGCAAGATGATATCGTGCACGGAAACTTGACTGTGGAAGAGAATCTATGGTTCAGTGCTAAGTGCAGGTAACATTCATCTCTTTACTGATTCTACTCTAACAGAATATATACTATTCACATGTTCGCCATCTTTGCTACTATTTTTTTGGTTGTGTGATAGTTTATTGTCAACCTGCAACTAAAAAGTTTACAATGAAGTGATGGTACACAATTCATGAACCCCAAGCAACCATTATAGTATTGTGTGGTTTTTCTGCAAAACGCTGCTACATCTTGATGatgaacttttgttttttttttttttgaagattaTCCGTGGACTTACCAAAACCGGACAAAGTTTTAGTGGTTGAAAGAGTTATCGAGTCCTTGGGGCTTCAAACAGTACGTGGTTCCTTAGTTGGAACGGTAGAGAAGCGAGGAATTTCTGGAGGCCAGAGGAAACGTGTAAATGTTGGCTTGGAAATGGTTATGGAACCTTCACTTTTGATTTTGGATGAGCCCACATCCGGTCTAGACAGCGCCTCTTCTCAGCTACTTCTTAGAGCACTTAGACGGGAAGCTCTTGAAGGGGTAAACATCTGCATGGTGGTTCACCAGCCTAGGTAATCATTCAAAACAAGGTTCTTTACTCTTTATACTTTGAAAGTCCaccatttctctctcctctttcgaTATGCATATAATTCTTATATACTTTGATTAATGCAAAACCTTTTTGCATCAGCTATGCCTTGTTCAAGATGTTTGATGATATGGTACTCCTGGCAAAAGGTGGTCTTACTGTTTATCATGGACCAGCAAAGAAAGTAGAAGAATACTTTGCAGGCCTTGGGATCAATGTCCCAGACCGAGTCAACCCTCCAGACCACTTCATTGACATTTTAGAGGGTATAGTCGCAACGGAAAGAAGCTCGGGAGTGAGTTATGATGAGCTTCCCATCAGATGGATGCTTCATAATGGGTACTCAGTACCTCCTGAGATGAGGCAGAGTGCCACCGGACTCGCAATGTCATCGATGGATGAAAATTCAAATCGTGAAACAAATTCTTCTGTTGATGATATGATGGAACAGTCTTTTGTCGGAGAGGTATGGCAAGATGTGAAAAGTACCGTGGATCTGCATCGTGATAAGATACAGCTTAATTTCTTGAAATCCAAGGATTTATCGAACCGGAGAATTCCAGGTTTATTTCTACAGTACAGATACTTCCTGGGCAGGTAAGGAATCAAGATTGTGCCaagttaaaattttttattccaCAGAAATTGCTTCATTATTGAAGTCTTCAAAATTGAAACCATGGTGTTTTCTGCATTCTTATTGTAATGCTAATGGTTGATCCTCTTTATTTGATGTCATGACAGAGTTGGTAAGCAGAGACTACGGGAAGCTCGCATGCAAGCAGtggattatttgattttatttcttGCTGGAGCCTGCTTAGGATCACTTTCAAATGTCAGCGAGCAGACCTTTGGTGCAGGCGGTTACACTTATACTATTATTGCAGTTTGTGAGTACAACCAATTATAAGTTTCTTTTTTGTAGACACAAATGCACAAAGCTTTTTTTCTTCCTAACGTCTTGAGTCTTGATTTGATTTCAGCTCTACTGTGCAAAATTGCGGCTTTGAGGTCGTTTTCTCTAGACAGATTACACTATTGGAGAGAGAGCGCTTCGGGGATGAGCAGCTTGGCTTATTTCCTGGCTAAGGATACTATTGATCATTTTAATACAGTGATCAAACCTGTAGTGTATTTGTCCATGTTCTACTTCTTTACCAACCCAAGATCTAGGTTTGCAGATAACTATGTTGTTCTGGTCTGCCTCGTGTATTGTGTAACTGGTATAGCCTACGCGTTAGCAATCTTTTTCGAACAAGGTGCAGCCCAACTAGTAAGTATCTCATTCATATTCTCAGTTTCCCATTCGGTTTTGGCACTCCATTGATATTTTACTGACAAACGGATTGCTTGCAGTTATCGGTACTTCTTCCAGTTGTTTTGACTCTTATAGCAACACGGCAGCAAGATAGTGAATTTATGAAGATTTTAGCTAAGTTGTGCTACCCGAGGTGGGCTTTGGAGGCATTAGTGACTGCAAATGCTGAAAGGTACTCCACAAAATTTATCTAAATGGAACATGCGAAATGTTTACGAGCTTTGTTTGTGAACTAGTATACAGATGTATATACTTGGAACTTCTAGTCGATTGTTTAAAACTGTCATTTTGATCTGTatgcttttgtttcctttttgctACAGGTATGCCGGAGTATGGCTGATAACTCGCTGCGGGTCACTTCTAAAAGCCGGCTATAATCTTCATAACTGGAATCTTTGTATAATCATCCTAACATTCATCGGTGTAGTTAGTCGGGCGATAGCATTCTTTTGTATGGTGACATTTCAGAAGAAGTGAGTGAGATTATAGATCAACAGTCAGCGTTGATAGGGAAAGCATTGTCCAAAGCAGATAGGTAAAGTGTATGTTAGGAGCTATTGAGCACTACGCCTCGATGCTTTGTGTGGGTTCAGGTTTTGTTACTAGTAAGATGTATACATCTCCCATGAGATTGCTCTGGAAATTGAATGTGAATCTGAAGCTGTATATTTTTTGTAGGTTAATCTTTTTTAACTAGGGTTTCTTAGCTATTTTCCACAACCTCAGCAACCCTAAGACCGAAATAAAGCCGACAAAATTCGCACAAACAACTCACACCACAAAAATCTAGTATAAATCATATCTAAGTCTCGATCAAAGCACAAGAAACgaagaaaaacaaattgaatactcaaaaatcttattttgtagattttgtagacaaaaataataaagaaaactacAAATTGTCACAACGGTTACATAACTAAAGGACTACATCTCTCACTAAAGCACAGTGgttgttatttatttttcttatttactcaTATGAAAGAAGTGGTTTCTAATATTTACTTAGCATTAAAAAGAGAACTAGCACAATAGTTAAATTGTCAAACCAGTTATCTTCATGGGTTAAAAGAACGTTCGTAATGCAAGGCTTTTGTTTATAACCAACAAATTAATTAAGTACTTGGGTTTTCATCGAAAATAATAGTATAAAAAGATGTGCACTCTTGTCTCTCTGCCATATCTTAATTAGCCCTATTTCTCATCATTTTTCGTTCTTTTTTGTTCACTCATGAGTCCATTCATGAAGTCGCCCTACCAATATTTCATTGTATTCATCGTTTGTTTTTGTCCTCTATCCACTAACTCATCAACATTGATCAAAGTTCCTTTGCCGGTATTCAAAAATTCGTTGGAGAAAACCATGGATGTTGTACTAAATGTTGCATCCACCATGTCACATATGCATGTTGAAATACATGATGGTCAAAATGCAAACATTGCTATTCCATATTGTGCGGATTTGCTTGGTTCAACGGCTCAAGTCTTGAATTGGTCCCTTTCAACAATTCATGATCTAAAAggtgtcttttatttttcaatttattatcATATACCTCTAGCTCAATTTAtctcttagttttttttttatttgatatagatatttttttaatcaatatttGATTTGGATTAAAACAAGTAAAAAACTGTAATACTTAGGGATGGAATTTAATTATTCCACTGTGTCATGCATGTGTTagcgagagattttttagtatgcCCGGAACACAGGCACATATGACAAAATGTCCCGTATTTCAGgcgcattgaaaaatctcttcaacAACAATGCACAATTCACAACAAGAAGTTGATCATTTATGTTGCAACTTTCTTAAAAGCTTCTCGTAAATCCTATAAATTGAATTCATCCTCTACAACATCATTAGTTAAGTATAATAATCGATTACAAATGTATGAGAATATAttccattaattaattaaaaaaaaggttgtTCTTTTTAACCTATCTAATGAAAATTTATACAGATGATGTGATTTCACATATGGGAGCATGGTCGAACACCTCTCTTTCAAGGCACAAGACATGCATGGAAGCCTTCGAAGGAACCAACTCCATTCTTGCAGGAGGCCTCAAACAAGTGACCACATCAATACATGGCCTTCTTGGCATGTTGCACGCGCACCAAACAGCTGATTTTGTTGGCTCTATTCGGACGTCTAAACACATTAGACCTTGGCTGCAGAGACCAAACTTCGTCGTTTCTCACGACGGGAGTGGAGATTTCAAGCTAATATCCGACGCCATCACGGCTGCACCCGATCATAGCCGGCAGTACTTTATAATTTTTGTTAAGAGAGGAGTTTACTATGAGTACGTGAATATTGGTGCCAAAAAGTCTAATCTGGTTTTGGTTGGAGAGGGCATGGACAATACTATCATATCTGGCAACAGAAGCAATGGGACTGGTTGGGGCACATCTGATTCAGCAACATTCAGTAAGATGCCAAAACTTTATCAAATTGCttttacaaaacaaataaaaactttCGCCAATGAACACAAGATTAGTAGAACACTTGGCATGTTCTAAGGTCACAGGTTGTGGAAACAACCTTTTTGCATAGCAAAGGTAAGGTTGTGTACGATGGTTGTTTCCTCCGACCCTCGCAAAACGGAAAACTTTGTTGGCTTGGAGTTGCGCTTTTTTACTTGTATGTTCTGTTTTGGTACCCATCATAAGTGTTCTACTAATAGGCTATTGGATTATCAATTTGAAGATCACTTTTAAGAGTCTAAGACAATGAATATCAATAGGCTAATTGATTGCTAATTTGCAGCTCAACTTGTTAAGAAATTAAACTTAGAACCTCAAGCACAAGCGGTCTTGTTAACCGAGTTACAAGCCCTTGGAGTAGTAACAATTGTTTGAGTTGGGGGTATTTTCATCCTTATAATTTCAACTCATTAAAATGAGTTATTCTCtgaacttttggagaaaatgtttctTTTTTACCATTGTTTCAAGATTGCCAAATACAGTGCGTATCATTTATTTACTAACATTCAAAACCTAATTGTTGAAACTTCAAATGATGAGCTATTCAAATATTTCTCCCTATTTTTTGTGTGAATTAATTCCTTCTCTCTTTATGTAGCTGTAAAAGCCGACGGTTTCATTGCCGTCAACATTGGTTTTGTGAACACAGCAGGACCATACAAGATGCAGGCAGTTGCACTCCGGTCCCAAGGAGATCGATCAGCTTTCTTCCAGTGCAGTATAAGTGGGTACCAAGACACATTGCTAGTGCATGACGGCCGCCAGTTCTACCGAATGTGCAAAATAAGTGGCACAGTTGACTTCATCTTTGGCTACGGCACTGCCGTCTTCCAAAAATGTACAATTATTTCCAAGCAAAACGGTAAAGGTGGCCGAAACGAGATCACTGCTCATGGTCGCTTTAATCAAAACGACCCCACGGGCTTCTCTTTCCAGTTTTGTAACATTGTACATGATAATTCACATGGTACTGTATCTGTTGAGAATCAAACTCCCACGTACTTGGGTCGACCTTGGGGAAATTGCTCACGTACTGTTTTCATGCAGTCACAATTAGATGCAGTTATAAGGCCAGAGGGTTGGCATGAATGGAGTGGAGATTTTGGGCTGAAAACTCTGTATTATGGTGAGTACATGAATGAGGGGTTGGGTTCGAACCTTTCGCACCGGGTCAAATGGCCAGGTTACCATGTGATTACTGACCCATCTGTGGCTGATCAGTTTA
Proteins encoded in this region:
- the LOC126629614 gene encoding ABC transporter G family member 24-like, which translates into the protein MISKGANFGTFVSVGVLVLCWVHFVECQDVGDYDQIDNPAVIPLITQIVYGRISNVTAVLSRQISNRSSFCVKNPEADWNEAFNFSSNVDFLTSCIQKTKGDVTRRLCTAAEMKFYFNSFFEKSETANYLRPNKNCNLTSWISGCQPGWACRVGPNEQVDLENSQDIPARTQSCQPCCEGFFCPHGLTCMISCPSGSYCPQATLNKSTGVCEPYNYQLPPGQPNHTCGGANLWADVGSSSEVFCSAGSYCPTTVKSIPCSSGHYCRMGSTSEKRCFALTSCNPNTANQNMHAYGIMLIAGLSTLLLIIYNCSDQVLTTRGRKRAKSREAAARSARETAKARQRWKSAKDAAKKHASGLQAHLSHTFSRKKDSSELEKLKMLTQSRSDTDDDLLISPHPSRSGVSQSSPVPSEGKKKEPTELMQIMHKIEEDPEGYEGFSIGAEDTNVGNVPKGKTINTHSQIFKYAYGQLEKEKAQLQEYKDLTFSGVVKMATNNEIRKRPLIEISFKDLTLTLKAKNKHLLRCVTGKIRPGRITAVMGPSGAGKTTFLSALAGKAIGCNRTGLILINGKNTSIHSYKKIVGFVPQDDIVHGNLTVEENLWFSAKCRLSVDLPKPDKVLVVERVIESLGLQTVRGSLVGTVEKRGISGGQRKRVNVGLEMVMEPSLLILDEPTSGLDSASSQLLLRALRREALEGVNICMVVHQPSYALFKMFDDMVLLAKGGLTVYHGPAKKVEEYFAGLGINVPDRVNPPDHFIDILEGIVATERSSGVSYDELPIRWMLHNGYSVPPEMRQSATGLAMSSMDENSNRETNSSVDDMMEQSFVGEVWQDVKSTVDLHRDKIQLNFLKSKDLSNRRIPGLFLQYRYFLGRVGKQRLREARMQAVDYLILFLAGACLGSLSNVSEQTFGAGGYTYTIIAVSLLCKIAALRSFSLDRLHYWRESASGMSSLAYFLAKDTIDHFNTVIKPVVYLSMFYFFTNPRSRFADNYVVLVCLVYCVTGIAYALAIFFEQGAAQLLSVLLPVVLTLIATRQQDSEFMKILAKLCYPRWALEALVTANAERYAGVWLITRCGSLLKAGYNLHNWNLCIIILTFIGVVSRAIAFFCMVTFQKK
- the LOC126630209 gene encoding pectinesterase/pectinesterase inhibitor PPE8B-like, which encodes MEAFEGTNSILAGGLKQVTTSIHGLLGMLHAHQTADFVGSIRTSKHIRPWLQRPNFVVSHDGSGDFKLISDAITAAPDHSRQYFIIFVKRGVYYEYVNIGAKKSNLVLVGEGMDNTIISGNRSNGTGWGTSDSATFTVKADGFIAVNIGFVNTAGPYKMQAVALRSQGDRSAFFQCSISGYQDTLLVHDGRQFYRMCKISGTVDFIFGYGTAVFQKCTIISKQNGKGGRNEITAHGRFNQNDPTGFSFQFCNIVHDNSHGTVSVENQTPTYLGRPWGNCSRTVFMQSQLDAVIRPEGWHEWSGDFGLKTLYYGEYMNEGLGSNLSHRVKWPGYHVITDPSVADQFTVAKFIGGNSWLPSTGIPYAPGLLKDR